The genomic window ATTGATGTGAGTGATTTTACACAAAGTCCAGAGATGTTTGATGGACGCGTAAAAACCTTGCACCCTAAGATTCACGGGGGGATTTTGTATCGAAGAGATAATGCACAAGATGTAGCCACAGCAAAAGCAAATCATATAGAATCCATTGATATAGTATGTGTTAATCTCTATCCCTTTAAACAAACCATTGAACGCACTGATGATTTTAATGAAATTATTGAAAATATCGATATTGGCGGTCCAACTCTCGTGCGTGCTGCGGCAAAAAACTATGCAAATGTGCTTATTATTACCGATAAAAACGACTATAAGCCCATTATAGAATCTTTACGCAATGGGCAAAATACATTGGAGTTACGCAAAGAAATGATGATAAAGGCTTACTCACACACCGCAAGCTATGATGTAATGATTGCAAACTATATGAATAAGCGATTTAAGCAGGGTTTTGGGGAACATTTCTTTATTCAAGGACAAAAGATTATGCAAACGCGCTATGGTGAGAATCCTCACCAAAAAGGCGCACTCTATGGCTTTGGCACATTTTGGCAGGAACAATTTATTATCAAAAAGGGTGAAGCAAGTTTTAATAATCTCAATGATATGAATGCGGCGATTAAAATCGCTACAAGCTTTGGTAAAGAAGCAAATGCGGTGTGTATTGTAAAACACGCCAATCCTTGCGGCTTTGCACTTAAAGATTCGCTTTTGAGTTCTTACAAGGCTGCCCTTGCTTGTGATAGCATCAGTGCTTATGGTGGTGTAGTAGCAGTAAATGGCATAGTGGATAAATCCCTAGCAGAAGAGATAAATAAGATTTTTGTAGAAGTGCTTATTGCGGGAGATATTACAGAGGAAGCACTCAAAATTTTTGAAAGCAAAAAGCGTATGAAAATCTTTACACAAAATGATAAGGCTTTGAGTTTGCCTTGTGATATGTATGATTTTAAGCACATACAGGGAGGATTTTTGCTTCAAGAGAGCGATAAAGTAAATAAAAGCGAGATAGAGAACGCCACGCTTGTAAGCCAAAAAACACCGAATGAAACACAAAAAAATGACCTCAAAATAGCCTATATGATTGCTGCACTTACCAAATCAAATTGCGTAGCTTATGTTAAAGATGGCGCACTTGTGGGTATCGGTATGGGAATGACAAGCCGCGTTGATGCAGCAAGAGCGGCAATGGCAAAAGCAAAAGATATGAATCTTAACCTGCAAGGC from Helicobacter typhlonius includes these protein-coding regions:
- the purH gene encoding bifunctional phosphoribosylaminoimidazolecarboxamide formyltransferase/IMP cyclohydrolase; the protein is MYALLSVSDKENIVEFAKDLVALDYKILSTGGTLSLLQKAQIKAIDVSDFTQSPEMFDGRVKTLHPKIHGGILYRRDNAQDVATAKANHIESIDIVCVNLYPFKQTIERTDDFNEIIENIDIGGPTLVRAAAKNYANVLIITDKNDYKPIIESLRNGQNTLELRKEMMIKAYSHTASYDVMIANYMNKRFKQGFGEHFFIQGQKIMQTRYGENPHQKGALYGFGTFWQEQFIIKKGEASFNNLNDMNAAIKIATSFGKEANAVCIVKHANPCGFALKDSLLSSYKAALACDSISAYGGVVAVNGIVDKSLAEEINKIFVEVLIAGDITEEALKIFESKKRMKIFTQNDKALSLPCDMYDFKHIQGGFLLQESDKVNKSEIENATLVSQKTPNETQKNDLKIAYMIAALTKSNCVAYVKDGALVGIGMGMTSRVDAARAAMAKAKDMNLNLQGCVCASEAFFPFRDSVDLAHQYGVSAIIQPGGSIRDDEVIAACNEYDMAMYFTHTRHFLH